A window of the Halichoerus grypus chromosome 2, mHalGry1.hap1.1, whole genome shotgun sequence genome harbors these coding sequences:
- the HIGD1B gene encoding HIG1 domain family member 1B — protein sequence MSANKGWWVPPEGEDSVSQKFLRKTRESPLVPVGLGGCLAVAAYRIYRLKARGSTKMSIHLIHTRVAAQACAVGAVMLGAVYTTYRDYIRRTAQDPGEK from the exons ATGTCTGCTAACAAAGGCTGGTGGGTACCACCTGAGGGCGAAGACAGTGTGTCTCAGAAGTTCCTGAGGAAGACCAGGGAGTCTCCGCTGGTACCTGTAG GCTTAGGAGGCTGCCTGGCAGTGGCAGCCTACCGGATTTATCGGCTGAAGGCCCGTGGTTCCACCAAGATGTCCATACACCTGATTCACACCCGAGTGGCGGCGCAGGCCTGTGCTGTGGGTGCAGTCATGCTAG GTGCTGTGTACACGACGTACAGAGACTACATCAGGAGAACAGCACAGGATCCTGGGGAGAAGTAG